Proteins encoded together in one Candidatus Kaiserbacteria bacterium window:
- a CDS encoding DM13 domain-containing protein, which yields MKKIISLIIVTIFAIASYYFISPLFNVVEVNDSLPESFMQEPEDGGVVYAMDGPFEIHETFGHPAQGTVSVFEGDGKRFLRFENFKTINGPNLHLYLAKDKDGKEFIDLGPIKGTEGSINYELPDGVNLEDYPFILHWCVPFSVLFNYAKVEFN from the coding sequence ATGAAAAAAATCATCAGTCTCATTATCGTAACAATCTTCGCTATAGCGTCTTATTATTTCATTTCACCTCTCTTTAATGTCGTCGAGGTAAATGACTCATTGCCTGAATCCTTTATGCAAGAACCAGAAGACGGTGGGGTGGTATATGCTATGGATGGACCTTTTGAAATACACGAAACGTTTGGCCATCCTGCCCAAGGCACGGTCTCTGTTTTTGAAGGCGACGGAAAACGTTTTTTACGGTTTGAGAATTTTAAAACAATCAACGGGCCCAATCTACATCTCTACTTAGCAAAAGATAAAGATGGAAAAGAATTTATTGATCTCGGGCCAATTAAAGGGACAGAAGGGAGCATAAACTATGAATTACCTGATGGGGTGAATCTAGAAGACTATCCATTCATATTACACTGGTGCGTACCGTTTAGCGTATTATTTAACTACGCAAAGGTAGAATTCAACTAA
- a CDS encoding cob(I)yrinic acid a,c-diamide adenosyltransferase, which yields MALYTGKGDEGTTKLFDTKAGERIPKSAAVFEALGTFDELNTVVGWCRVVCAIDWLVGEKTTSAILLDVQEHLFTIQAELAGAKKKIPAKNVKDIEALIAVIDEQLPEITTFFVPGGNELSARLDIARTVSRRAERSLVRAVEEGTNISAHTLTYANRLSSLLYALVRFVNHKCDIQDTPPSYVK from the coding sequence ATGGCACTCTACACAGGAAAGGGAGACGAAGGTACTACAAAGCTTTTTGACACAAAAGCAGGAGAGCGCATACCCAAAAGTGCAGCAGTTTTTGAGGCGCTGGGTACGTTTGACGAGCTCAATACGGTTGTGGGGTGGTGTCGTGTTGTGTGTGCTATTGATTGGCTGGTGGGAGAAAAAACAACGAGTGCAATTTTGTTAGATGTTCAGGAGCATCTTTTTACTATTCAGGCGGAGCTTGCAGGTGCTAAGAAAAAAATTCCTGCAAAGAACGTGAAAGATATAGAAGCACTTATTGCGGTTATTGACGAACAGCTTCCCGAGATAACCACATTCTTTGTCCCAGGCGGTAACGAACTCTCGGCTCGGTTAGACATTGCACGCACTGTTTCTAGGAGGGCAGAAAGGAGCTTGGTGCGCGCTGTAGAAGAGGGAACAAACATATCGGCACATACGCTTACGTATGCCAATAGACTCTCTTCTTTATTGTATGCTCTGGTACGCTTTGTGAACCATAAGTGTGATATACAAGATACTCCGCCAAGTTATGTGAAGTAA